The Aureispira anguillae genome contains a region encoding:
- a CDS encoding TraB/GumN family protein encodes MRFYLFCIFSLLGAKCSHAQFNHTIYHTVLWEVKDTVHDKTSYILGTSHAFGSKFFHTMSTAYKKLKQADLVLLQTIGNDANLWTVVKDRVDNPTLEKLLNRSELQFIAEKFQGKPYQKLHLHELDLYLSLEYFRDVCEGCSERDDFRNMDTYIENLAAMYNIPTKGFEKGEDRFKQLKEEYVPRNSEILQIKRLKILIKGLKSNHHTLEDECDFVMDYRDMELPFAFRDPCPTIYPLITERNKQWADLLPQYLEEHNCFVAIGWYHLRYDCGLLMQLLDKGFEIRPIDMWN; translated from the coding sequence ATGCGATTTTATTTATTTTGTATATTTAGCCTATTGGGGGCAAAATGTAGCCATGCTCAGTTTAACCATACCATTTATCATACCGTTCTATGGGAAGTCAAGGACACCGTTCATGATAAAACTTCTTATATTTTAGGTACTTCGCATGCTTTTGGAAGCAAATTTTTTCATACCATGTCCACAGCCTACAAAAAATTAAAGCAGGCCGATTTAGTACTCTTACAAACGATTGGCAATGATGCTAATCTTTGGACTGTAGTAAAAGACAGGGTTGATAACCCAACGTTGGAAAAGTTATTGAATAGAAGTGAATTGCAATTTATTGCTGAAAAATTTCAAGGCAAGCCGTATCAAAAACTTCATTTGCACGAACTCGATTTATACCTTAGTTTAGAATATTTTAGAGATGTCTGCGAAGGGTGTAGCGAACGAGATGATTTTCGGAATATGGATACCTATATAGAGAATTTGGCAGCAATGTATAATATCCCAACCAAAGGATTTGAAAAAGGAGAAGATCGATTTAAGCAGCTCAAAGAAGAATATGTCCCTCGAAATTCTGAAATTCTTCAAATTAAACGTCTCAAAATTTTGATAAAAGGACTTAAATCCAACCACCATACCTTGGAAGATGAATGTGACTTTGTCATGGACTATCGAGATATGGAACTGCCCTTTGCGTTCAGAGATCCATGCCCTACGATTTATCCACTTATAACGGAACGGAATAAGCAGTGGGCTGACTTGTTACCTCAATACTTGGAGGAACACAACTGTTTTGTAGCTATTGGTTGGTACCATCTACGCTACGACTGTGGTTTATTAATGCAATTATTAGACAAGGGTTTTGAAATTCGACCTATTGATATGTGGAACTAA
- the bshB1 gene encoding bacillithiol biosynthesis deacetylase BshB1, which translates to MKVDILAIGVHPDDIELSCCGTLLHHIAMGKTVGLLDLTCGELGTRGTAEIRLQEAENASQMIGAVVRGNLEMEDGFFEYTKENMLKIVEIIRLMRPEIVLANAISDRHPDHGRAAKLTADACFYAGLRRIETEWEEEAQEAWRPKAVYHYIQDHNLKPDFVVDISPYMDRKIEIIQAYKSQFYDPNSKEPKTPISGMDFLESIKGKNAMYGRPAGFAYGEGFMVARTIGVNNIFDLV; encoded by the coding sequence ATGAAAGTAGATATTTTAGCAATTGGTGTACACCCCGATGACATAGAATTATCTTGCTGTGGAACGTTATTGCATCATATTGCAATGGGAAAAACAGTGGGGTTATTGGATCTTACTTGTGGTGAATTAGGAACGAGGGGAACGGCAGAAATTCGTCTACAAGAAGCAGAAAATGCTTCTCAAATGATTGGCGCAGTGGTAAGGGGAAACTTAGAAATGGAGGATGGCTTTTTTGAGTACACCAAAGAAAATATGCTTAAAATTGTAGAAATCATTCGTTTGATGCGCCCTGAAATTGTTTTGGCGAATGCAATCTCTGATCGTCATCCCGATCATGGACGAGCGGCTAAATTAACTGCTGATGCTTGTTTTTATGCAGGTCTTCGTCGAATTGAGACAGAGTGGGAAGAGGAAGCACAAGAGGCTTGGAGACCCAAAGCAGTTTATCATTATATTCAAGATCATAATTTGAAACCAGATTTTGTAGTGGATATAAGCCCTTATATGGACCGAAAAATTGAAATTATTCAAGCTTATAAATCTCAGTTTTACGATCCTAATTCAAAAGAGCCTAAAACGCCAATCTCTGGAATGGATTTCTTGGAGTCCATTAAGGGCAAAAATGCAATGTATGGTCGCCCTGCTGGATTTGCTTATGGGGAAGGTTTTATGGTAGCGAGAACCATTGGGGTAAACAATATTTTTGACTTGGTATAA
- a CDS encoding OsmC family protein, which yields MTSNAVYLGELRVEATHLKSGEIMITDAPIDNNGKGEAFSPTDTVATALATCMLTIMGIRASKKGINIQGAKAEITKTMASNPRRISKIEVKISMPKIGIESNFQELLEMAAKSCPVAQSIHPDIEQIVDFVW from the coding sequence ATGACATCAAATGCAGTTTATTTAGGCGAATTGAGGGTAGAAGCTACACACCTTAAGTCAGGAGAAATTATGATTACAGATGCTCCTATAGATAACAATGGAAAGGGGGAAGCTTTTTCTCCTACGGATACAGTTGCTACCGCCTTAGCGACTTGTATGCTTACTATAATGGGAATTCGTGCCAGCAAAAAAGGAATTAACATCCAAGGAGCCAAAGCAGAAATCACCAAAACAATGGCTTCTAATCCTAGAAGAATTTCAAAAATAGAGGTGAAGATTTCCATGCCTAAGATTGGCATAGAGAGCAATTTTCAAGAACTTTTAGAAATGGCGGCAAAATCTTGCCCTGTAGCTCAAAGCATACATCCAGATATTGAACAAATCGTTGATTTTGTTTGGTGA
- a CDS encoding S9 family peptidase, translated as MRVLWIIIVTFIAFEVTAQDKELTLEDAVIGQWRQFYPTHISNLVWRAEGDVVTFRSEDAKKIMTQKVGSKEATELFNLDALNKALGEELSAMPFIRWEAEREFSFKYGGQLFGMLLTGNKITKKNVVSMPKAANIDYHKASQQVAFTKDHNLWIQNKEGDEVAVTTSEDANIVSGQAIARHEFGISKGTFWSPNGAFLAFYQKNEIDVADYPLLDISTTPGSLKTIKYPMAGQKSEYASIGIYDTKTNKTVYLKVKGPKDQYLTNLGWGPEEKFVYVAVVNREQNHAWLNKYDALTGDFIKTLFEEKHSKYVEPEHPVWFIPGNNKEFLWWSERDGFMHLHRFNTDGKYLGQVTKGKWVTLNILGLDHTGKNILVTGTDESGLNTTLYSAPLAGGKASKRLVQTDGIHRFSLSSSKKYVVDNYSDIKTPHISRIIDLKEKTKNTLHIAKNPYEGYKIAKPELLTLKAKDGTPLQARMIKPADFDPTKKYPVIVYVYGGPHAQMVKNSWLASASLWMYHAANKGYLVFTLDNRGSANRGLEFENVIHRQLSKNEMEDQMVGVDYLKTLPYADTDKMAVHGWSYGGFMTTSLMLKYPDVFKVGVAGGPVTDWNYYEVMYGERYMDKPEENPEGYKETQLKNYVKNLKGDLLLIHGTVDDVVVMQHNLALVQAFVDNGILMDFFPYPMHPHNVRGKDRIHLMNKVLTYIDEKLAK; from the coding sequence ATGAGAGTTTTATGGATAATTATTGTAACATTCATAGCATTTGAAGTTACAGCACAAGATAAAGAGTTAACATTGGAAGATGCCGTAATTGGACAATGGAGGCAATTTTATCCAACACATATTAGTAACCTAGTTTGGAGAGCAGAAGGGGATGTGGTTACTTTTCGTTCGGAGGATGCTAAGAAGATAATGACACAAAAAGTAGGCTCAAAAGAGGCAACGGAGTTATTTAATCTAGATGCTTTGAACAAAGCGCTTGGCGAAGAATTAAGTGCAATGCCTTTTATTCGTTGGGAAGCAGAGCGTGAATTTAGTTTTAAATATGGAGGGCAGCTATTTGGAATGCTTTTGACAGGAAACAAAATTACTAAAAAGAACGTAGTTTCTATGCCAAAAGCTGCTAATATAGATTATCACAAAGCTTCTCAACAAGTTGCCTTTACAAAGGATCATAATTTGTGGATTCAGAATAAAGAAGGGGATGAAGTTGCGGTTACAACATCTGAAGATGCTAATATTGTTAGCGGACAAGCGATTGCTCGTCATGAATTTGGGATAAGCAAAGGAACGTTTTGGTCGCCTAATGGAGCGTTTTTGGCCTTTTATCAAAAGAATGAAATTGATGTAGCAGATTACCCCTTGCTAGACATCAGTACCACACCAGGAAGTTTGAAAACAATTAAATATCCAATGGCTGGACAAAAAAGCGAATATGCGAGCATTGGTATTTATGATACAAAAACCAATAAAACAGTTTATTTAAAAGTAAAAGGGCCAAAGGATCAATATCTAACCAATTTGGGCTGGGGACCAGAAGAGAAATTTGTTTATGTTGCTGTTGTAAACAGAGAACAAAATCATGCTTGGCTCAATAAATATGATGCGTTAACAGGAGATTTTATCAAGACCTTATTTGAAGAAAAACACAGCAAATATGTTGAACCAGAACATCCTGTTTGGTTTATTCCTGGTAACAACAAGGAATTTTTGTGGTGGTCAGAGCGTGATGGTTTTATGCACTTGCACCGCTTTAATACGGATGGAAAATACCTTGGACAAGTAACAAAAGGCAAGTGGGTAACCTTGAATATTCTAGGGTTAGATCATACTGGCAAAAATATCTTGGTTACGGGAACCGATGAGTCTGGCTTGAATACAACGCTTTATTCTGCTCCGTTGGCAGGAGGGAAAGCGTCTAAGCGATTGGTGCAAACAGATGGTATCCACCGCTTTTCTTTGAGTAGTTCTAAAAAATATGTGGTTGACAATTATTCTGATATTAAGACACCGCATATTTCTCGTATTATTGACCTAAAAGAAAAGACTAAAAATACCTTGCATATTGCTAAAAATCCTTATGAAGGTTATAAAATTGCTAAACCAGAATTGCTTACCCTAAAAGCTAAAGATGGAACCCCCTTGCAGGCTCGTATGATCAAACCAGCAGATTTTGATCCAACTAAAAAGTATCCTGTTATCGTTTATGTTTATGGTGGTCCTCATGCACAAATGGTCAAAAACAGTTGGTTGGCTAGTGCTAGCTTGTGGATGTATCATGCAGCCAACAAAGGTTATTTGGTTTTTACATTGGATAATAGAGGGTCTGCTAATAGAGGGCTTGAATTTGAAAATGTAATCCATAGACAGTTGAGTAAGAATGAAATGGAAGATCAAATGGTAGGTGTTGATTATTTAAAAACACTGCCTTATGCTGATACCGATAAAATGGCGGTGCATGGTTGGTCTTATGGTGGTTTTATGACGACTTCGTTGATGCTAAAATACCCAGATGTATTTAAGGTAGGTGTTGCTGGTGGACCTGTAACCGACTGGAATTATTATGAGGTGATGTATGGCGAGCGTTATATGGATAAACCAGAAGAAAATCCAGAGGGATATAAAGAAACACAACTTAAAAATTATGTAAAAAATCTAAAAGGAGACCTTTTGTTGATTCACGGAACGGTAGATGATGTTGTTGTTATGCAACATAATTTAGCACTTGTTCAAGCCTTTGTTGATAATGGTATCCTAATGGATTTTTTCCCTTATCCAATGCATCCACACAATGTAAGAGGAAAGGATAGAATTCACTTGATGAATAAGGTTTTGACTTATATCGATGAAAAACTAGCTAAGTAA
- a CDS encoding YwbE family protein — protein sequence MDGRNRTDIKVGAEVAIVLKKDQATGLLTEGYVKNILTKSKFHPHGIKVRLDTGEVGRVKEILDDGE from the coding sequence ATGGACGGACGGAACAGAACAGATATAAAGGTAGGAGCAGAAGTAGCTATTGTGCTAAAAAAGGATCAAGCTACGGGATTGTTGACTGAGGGCTATGTTAAAAATATACTAACCAAAAGCAAATTTCATCCACATGGCATAAAAGTACGCCTAGATACTGGTGAGGTGGGGCGTGTAAAAGAAATTTTAGACGATGGGGAATAA
- a CDS encoding DUF4197 domain-containing protein yields the protein MKRITIWMFCFLTAFSLSNCDTVQDIVNTTLGSSSSSGGGLSNDQIVSGLKQALIQGTSNGVNVLSVKDGFFKNAAVKVLFPPEAQKVEKTLRDVGAGQIVDLAVEKINRAAEDAAKGAKDIFINAITKMTVNDAMNILMGADNACTNYLRKSTSSALFTSFNPVIKKSLNQVGASDAWGTVMTNYNRIPFVEKINPDLDDYVTNKAMDGVFHMIEKEEKLIRKDPVKRVTDLLKKVFGMQDKK from the coding sequence ATGAAAAGAATTACTATTTGGATGTTTTGTTTTTTAACAGCATTTTCTTTATCTAACTGCGATACAGTACAAGATATTGTTAATACCACTTTGGGCAGTAGTTCAAGTAGTGGTGGTGGTCTAAGCAACGACCAGATTGTTTCGGGCTTAAAGCAAGCCCTAATACAAGGGACTTCAAATGGAGTGAATGTATTATCAGTAAAAGATGGTTTTTTCAAAAATGCAGCCGTGAAGGTATTGTTTCCGCCAGAGGCTCAAAAGGTAGAAAAAACATTGAGAGATGTTGGAGCAGGACAAATTGTAGATTTGGCCGTAGAAAAAATCAATCGTGCTGCTGAAGATGCCGCAAAAGGAGCGAAGGATATTTTTATCAACGCAATTACCAAAATGACGGTAAATGATGCCATGAACATATTAATGGGAGCCGATAATGCTTGCACCAATTATCTCAGAAAATCTACTTCTTCTGCTTTGTTTACTTCCTTTAATCCTGTCATCAAAAAATCGCTCAACCAAGTGGGGGCTTCTGATGCATGGGGAACGGTAATGACCAATTATAATAGAATCCCATTTGTAGAAAAAATCAACCCAGATTTGGACGATTATGTAACCAACAAAGCAATGGATGGGGTATTTCACATGATTGAAAAAGAAGAGAAATTAATCAGAAAAGATCCCGTTAAGCGAGTAACTGATTTGCTTAAAAAGGTATTTGGAATGCAAGACAAAAAATAA
- a CDS encoding T9SS type A sorting domain-containing protein, with the protein MTILKAFFKLYLLSFLMLYTYRSNAQQLSLVPLESNPVILKHLKDHPLSAARNNQVCPTDTLTLPFFDDFATTNIYPNCSRWQDNHVFINADMAYNPPSVGVATFDGLSPNGSPYDALSSPALGKPADTLTSQHINLSGKTSNDAIFLSFFYQKQGLSDRPEVQDSFILEFKDINDVWVRVWEEEGVADSVSSNVILPFEQQYIAIDSTYFLYDGFQFRFRNLAAIAGNNDHWHLDYVMLDENRTNNADTLHPTYGSYADVAFTHRASSPLKDNLTAMPWRHFDAATCWGTTLKIQNYNHNHSQVATLDRQCTVNEISPNTTSLLVEGIPAVGAYGPSPNTNDSLTHTIVNNYATFNPIEKTVLETTYTILNPSGFQSNPIFEPNDTTRTQTVLDNYFAYDDGTAETRIIAQGLGTKIAVEYKAEVTDTLQGIYIHLPYFRNRDAERDFVNIKVWVDSLSNDSEVFSRDLHHLRYRWGFNGFYFVDLVDYNGDKFLIPLHAGQTFYVGWQQSIGTNVPVGFDRSTDNKDKTWVGVGSTWTNSTVSGSVMIRPLLSPDSNYTLIPVQRLEEATNNLTIYPNPTKDILNLELEHYEQVDGYTISIHNALGQIVYTAGFEQQLNLGTWNTGLYILTLRNEQGKTIAQQKIIKH; encoded by the coding sequence ATGACCATTTTGAAAGCATTTTTCAAGTTGTACTTGTTGAGTTTTTTAATGTTATATACTTATCGTAGCAATGCTCAACAACTAAGTTTAGTACCACTTGAAAGCAACCCTGTTATTCTAAAACATTTAAAAGATCATCCTTTGAGTGCTGCTAGAAATAACCAAGTTTGTCCCACCGATACCTTGACCTTGCCATTTTTTGATGATTTTGCAACAACCAACATTTATCCTAATTGCAGTCGTTGGCAAGACAATCACGTTTTCATTAATGCTGATATGGCCTATAATCCTCCTTCGGTAGGAGTGGCAACATTTGATGGGCTATCGCCTAATGGTTCTCCTTATGATGCGCTGTCATCTCCAGCTTTGGGCAAACCTGCCGATACCTTAACTTCACAGCATATTAATTTGTCGGGAAAAACGAGCAACGATGCTATTTTTTTGAGTTTCTTTTACCAAAAACAAGGCTTGTCGGATCGCCCTGAAGTACAGGATTCTTTTATCCTAGAATTTAAAGACATCAACGATGTTTGGGTAAGAGTATGGGAAGAAGAAGGGGTAGCCGATTCGGTATCTTCTAATGTTATTCTTCCTTTCGAGCAGCAATATATAGCAATAGACAGTACTTATTTTCTATACGATGGATTTCAATTTCGTTTTAGAAATTTAGCCGCTATTGCGGGAAACAACGATCATTGGCACTTGGATTATGTGATGTTGGATGAGAATAGAACCAATAATGCAGATACCTTGCACCCAACATATGGTAGTTATGCGGATGTAGCATTTACACATCGAGCTTCTTCTCCATTAAAAGATAACTTGACCGCAATGCCTTGGAGGCATTTTGATGCTGCAACTTGCTGGGGAACAACGTTGAAAATCCAGAATTATAACCACAACCATAGTCAGGTTGCTACCTTGGATAGACAATGTACGGTCAATGAAATCAGCCCCAATACTACTTCTTTGTTGGTAGAAGGGATTCCTGCTGTAGGAGCTTATGGACCAAGTCCTAATACGAATGATAGTTTAACGCATACCATTGTGAATAACTATGCTACATTCAACCCAATCGAGAAAACAGTTTTGGAAACCACTTACACGATCTTAAATCCATCTGGTTTTCAAAGTAATCCTATTTTTGAGCCCAATGATACAACTCGAACACAGACGGTTTTGGATAATTATTTTGCTTATGACGATGGAACCGCCGAAACTCGCATCATTGCTCAAGGATTAGGAACTAAAATAGCAGTAGAATACAAAGCAGAGGTAACCGATACGCTTCAAGGTATTTATATTCACTTGCCTTACTTTAGAAATAGAGATGCTGAAAGAGATTTTGTAAATATCAAAGTTTGGGTAGATAGCTTGTCCAATGATTCAGAAGTTTTTTCTAGAGATTTGCACCATTTGCGTTATAGATGGGGATTTAACGGGTTTTATTTTGTAGATTTAGTCGATTATAATGGCGATAAATTTTTGATCCCATTACATGCTGGACAAACTTTTTATGTAGGTTGGCAACAATCAATTGGTACAAATGTGCCTGTTGGTTTTGATCGAAGTACAGACAATAAAGACAAAACTTGGGTTGGAGTTGGTTCTACTTGGACAAATTCAACCGTTAGTGGTAGCGTTATGATTCGTCCTTTGTTGTCTCCTGATAGCAATTATACGCTAATTCCTGTTCAACGATTAGAAGAAGCGACTAATAATTTGACGATTTATCCAAATCCTACCAAGGACATTTTAAATTTAGAATTAGAGCATTACGAACAAGTTGATGGCTATACCATCAGTATTCACAATGCACTAGGACAAATCGTTTATACAGCTGGTTTCGAACAACAACTTAATTTAGGAACATGGAACACTGGTTTGTATATTTTGACATTGAGAAATGAGCAAGGGAAAACGATTGCGCAACAAAAAATTATAAAACACTAG
- a CDS encoding formylglycine-generating enzyme family protein, which yields MGTIHKKIDQAIIDDLLVTIPRGTVDMRDDRTKKTWSVNIDCFKLSKFPITQALYRTVTGNNPSTFMGDQLPIETVSWIDAVNFCNELSESFGKDKCYTIDVTTGIAALNSEANGFRLPTEAEWQYACQAGTKDIRHGALNEIAWFKDNSNNQTQAVGQKKPNNWGLYDMLGNVWEWCSDIYDETVYGTYRVFRGGGWCDQERSVMATTRRRSHPFSFKIDDLGFRIGMNSKK from the coding sequence ATGGGAACGATCCATAAAAAAATAGATCAAGCAATAATTGATGACTTGTTAGTGACCATTCCGAGGGGAACGGTTGATATGAGAGATGATCGAACCAAAAAAACTTGGTCGGTTAACATTGATTGTTTTAAACTATCTAAGTTTCCAATAACGCAAGCATTGTATAGAACAGTAACTGGCAATAATCCTTCAACATTCATGGGGGATCAACTACCAATTGAGACTGTTTCTTGGATTGATGCAGTAAATTTTTGCAATGAATTATCAGAATCTTTCGGAAAGGATAAATGCTATACCATTGATGTAACAACTGGAATTGCTGCCTTGAATTCTGAAGCCAATGGGTTTCGATTGCCCACAGAGGCGGAATGGCAATATGCTTGTCAGGCAGGAACGAAAGATATTCGGCATGGAGCATTAAATGAAATTGCTTGGTTTAAAGACAATTCCAATAATCAAACTCAAGCAGTGGGACAAAAAAAACCGAACAATTGGGGGCTTTATGATATGTTGGGAAATGTTTGGGAATGGTGTTCAGATATTTATGATGAAACGGTTTACGGAACCTATCGTGTCTTTCGGGGGGGCGGTTGGTGCGACCAAGAAAGGAGTGTTATGGCAACAACTCGAAGAAGAAGCCATCCTTTCTCGTTTAAAATAGATGACCTAGGATTCAGAATAGGAATGAACTCAAAAAAATAA
- the folE gene encoding GTP cyclohydrolase I FolE — translation MKNGKTPILDKKMIEIYEEIGDQHILTSLDTPMRADAFELSDEEKIDRIQKHFREIMNLLGLDLTDDSLKGTPYRVAKMYVKEIFSGLNPANKPKIALFDNKYQYNEMLIEKNILLQSTCEHHFLPIYGKAHVAYIANGKVIGLSKINRIVQYFAKRPQVQERLSMQILEELKTALGTDDVAVYVDAKHMCVSSRGIKDISSSTITTAYSGKFNNPTTKKEFLAAIHNHQDY, via the coding sequence ATGAAGAATGGTAAAACTCCAATCCTAGACAAAAAAATGATCGAAATTTATGAAGAAATAGGCGATCAACACATTCTTACCTCTCTAGATACACCTATGCGTGCTGACGCATTTGAGCTTTCTGATGAAGAAAAGATTGATAGGATACAAAAACATTTTCGTGAAATTATGAACCTCTTGGGGCTTGACTTAACAGATGATAGTCTTAAAGGTACACCATATCGTGTCGCAAAAATGTATGTTAAAGAAATTTTTAGTGGTTTAAATCCTGCTAATAAGCCTAAAATTGCTCTTTTTGACAACAAATATCAGTACAATGAGATGTTGATTGAAAAAAACATCCTGTTACAATCTACCTGCGAACATCATTTTTTACCTATTTATGGTAAAGCCCATGTTGCATATATAGCAAACGGAAAAGTTATTGGGCTATCTAAAATAAATAGAATTGTACAATACTTTGCTAAACGTCCTCAAGTACAAGAGCGACTCAGCATGCAAATCCTCGAAGAATTAAAAACAGCTTTAGGTACAGATGATGTTGCTGTTTATGTTGATGCCAAACATATGTGCGTCTCCTCTAGAGGGATAAAAGATATTTCTAGTAGTACAATTACCACGGCATATAGCGGAAAGTTTAACAATCCCACTACCAAAAAAGAATTTTTAGCGGCCATTCATAATCATCAGGATTACTAA
- the folB gene encoding dihydroneopterin aldolase — MGLIALEGMEFYAYHGFYEEEQLIGGDYIIDVYLDTDFDAASYNDELDVTINYETIYRIVKVEMQKNSKLLEAIARRIIEKIIGICKTVQAIKIRVTKKHPPLGASVQRAFIELEESYVVQCNKCKRPFLSHHHGDCWTKHGQIYPETRATLTRTFGPNICYNCLLPHFIKARKD; from the coding sequence ATGGGACTAATTGCTTTAGAGGGGATGGAGTTTTATGCTTATCATGGCTTTTATGAAGAGGAACAATTAATAGGAGGGGATTATATTATTGATGTATATTTGGATACCGATTTTGATGCAGCTTCCTATAACGATGAGTTGGATGTTACGATTAATTATGAAACAATTTATCGTATTGTGAAGGTAGAAATGCAAAAAAACTCTAAATTGTTGGAAGCCATAGCAAGGCGAATCATTGAGAAAATAATAGGTATTTGCAAGACCGTACAAGCCATTAAAATTCGAGTGACAAAAAAACATCCTCCTTTGGGGGCTAGTGTACAACGAGCTTTTATAGAGCTAGAAGAAAGCTATGTGGTTCAGTGCAATAAATGTAAACGTCCTTTTCTTTCTCATCATCATGGAGATTGTTGGACCAAACATGGACAGATTTACCCTGAAACACGGGCAACATTAACCCGTACCTTTGGGCCTAATATTTGTTATAATTGCTTGCTTCCTCATTTTATTAAGGCTCGAAAAGATTAG